A stretch of the Methanomassiliicoccales archaeon genome encodes the following:
- a CDS encoding acetate--CoA ligase family protein — MDIVELRQQGRRNLSEYEVKTILRDYGIKTTNFTILSRDQIESAEINFPVAVKVCSSDIMHKTDVGGVFLNVRNREELRRYHDIITSRFPGASVLVEPMEKPGVEVIVGLVKDKTFGMSIMFGIGGVLTELYNDVSFRLVPITRFDAEEMIDEIKAQKLFRGFRNVKTDRESLLNLLVKVARFGDEYEEHINQLDLNPVFVREYDTIVIDAKLVLEPLN; from the coding sequence ATGGACATAGTAGAGCTGAGACAGCAAGGACGAAGAAACCTTTCAGAATATGAGGTAAAAACAATACTGAGGGATTACGGTATAAAGACGACGAACTTCACTATATTGAGTCGCGATCAAATCGAATCAGCTGAAATCAATTTTCCTGTGGCGGTCAAAGTCTGTTCTTCAGACATCATGCACAAGACCGATGTTGGCGGTGTTTTCTTAAATGTAAGAAACCGAGAGGAACTTCGTCGATATCACGATATCATTACGTCAAGATTTCCTGGTGCGTCCGTCCTCGTTGAACCGATGGAAAAGCCAGGAGTTGAAGTCATTGTAGGACTCGTCAAGGATAAGACATTTGGCATGAGTATCATGTTTGGAATTGGTGGGGTATTAACTGAACTATACAATGATGTTTCCTTCAGACTTGTCCCCATCACCAGATTTGATGCTGAAGAAATGATCGATGAAATCAAGGCACAGAAGCTTTTTCGCGGCTTCAGAAACGTGAAAACAGATAGAGAATCGCTCCTCAATCTTCTGGTGAAGGTTGCAAGATTTGGTGACGAGTATGAGGAGCATATTAATCAGCTCGATCTCAATCCAGTTTTTGTGAGAGAATACGATACGATCGTAATTGATGCGAAACTCGTATTGGAACCTCTTAATTGA
- a CDS encoding 2-oxoacid:acceptor oxidoreductase family protein yields MLISVRFGGVGGQGIIFSGIALARAAALYEKKGGKELFAVQTQSYGPEARGGTAKCDVRISNRAEFYPFVEKPDFLVLMSQPAYEQFIQDTKSDTIVVLDADAVVARPDLRYYEVPAIRKARELQKPIIANIIMLGAFVYLSKIISKRSMIQSLRDISPSGTFELNREAFDIGFKLGKALTALH; encoded by the coding sequence ATGTTAATTTCTGTCCGATTTGGGGGTGTAGGGGGCCAAGGAATCATTTTCTCAGGTATTGCGCTTGCAAGAGCTGCCGCCCTTTATGAAAAGAAAGGAGGGAAAGAGCTATTTGCTGTGCAGACCCAGTCCTACGGGCCCGAGGCACGAGGTGGGACTGCAAAATGCGATGTCAGAATTTCAAACCGAGCCGAATTTTACCCCTTTGTCGAAAAACCTGATTTTCTAGTTTTGATGTCACAACCAGCGTATGAGCAGTTTATCCAGGATACAAAATCTGACACGATTGTAGTCCTCGACGCTGATGCAGTTGTGGCGAGGCCCGATCTTAGGTATTACGAGGTACCTGCTATCAGAAAAGCGAGAGAATTGCAAAAGCCAATTATTGCAAATATCATTATGCTCGGAGCGTTTGTCTATCTCTCCAAAATCATCAGCAAAAGATCGATGATTCAGTCATTGCGGGACATTTCACCGTCAGGAACGTTTGAATTGAACAGAGAGGCCTTTGACATCGGTTTCAAGCTTGGAAAGGCTTTAACAGCTCTACATTGA
- a CDS encoding superoxide dismutase: protein MEGNGFYSLPKLKYGYQELAPNISEEQLTIHHDKHHQAYVTGANTILERLDKARRENVEIDMKSTLKELSFHIGGHVLHSLFWDNLAPAPKGGGSPGGRLADVLMKEFGSIERFKKEFSQAANSVEGSGWAALVFCRLTKRPLIMQIEKHNVNIYPGFRILMVLDLWEHAYYIDYRNVRAKFVDAFWNIVNWDEVEKRLSEAL, encoded by the coding sequence ATGGAAGGCAACGGGTTTTACTCGCTTCCAAAATTGAAATATGGATATCAGGAGCTAGCACCGAATATCTCGGAAGAACAACTGACTATACACCACGACAAACATCATCAGGCATATGTCACTGGTGCAAATACAATTCTTGAAAGGCTGGATAAAGCAAGAAGGGAGAATGTTGAAATCGATATGAAATCAACGCTAAAGGAATTATCTTTTCATATCGGCGGGCACGTCCTCCATTCTTTGTTCTGGGACAATTTGGCCCCGGCACCAAAAGGAGGGGGATCGCCGGGTGGGCGCTTGGCTGATGTACTTATGAAAGAATTTGGCAGCATTGAGCGTTTCAAGAAGGAATTTTCACAGGCGGCGAACAGCGTAGAAGGATCTGGATGGGCAGCACTTGTCTTTTGCAGATTGACGAAACGTCCCCTCATTATGCAAATTGAGAAGCACAACGTTAACATTTATCCTGGATTTCGGATTCTAATGGTACTCGACCTTTGGGAGCATGCTTACTACATAGATTACAGGAATGTCCGGGCTAAATTCGTAGATGCATTTTGGAACATCGTCAACTGGGATGAAGTGGAGAAGAGACTGTCTGAGGCCCTCTAG
- a CDS encoding 2-oxoacid:ferredoxin oxidoreductase subunit beta — MEDFFDLYRKDRWPTIFCPGCGIGTVMNCFYRAFSELNLNQDRVVFVSGVGCSSRVPGYIRADSIHTTHGRALAVATGINLANPDLKVIVFTGDGDLGAIGGNHFINASRRNAEMTVFCINNNIYGMTGGQASTTTPYNAFSTTTPYGNKEYPFDLAELAVTAGANFVARWTVRNVKEIIGSMKKALTKKGFSFVEIVSPCPTGFGRRNKMGDPKQMYEWLRVKTVRREKTRLWDLDPVDLNIKGQITVGEFVERDRPSLAEVLRSVKSDAVQV; from the coding sequence TTGGAAGATTTTTTTGATTTGTATAGAAAGGATCGGTGGCCCACGATATTTTGTCCTGGATGTGGGATAGGCACAGTCATGAATTGTTTCTATAGGGCGTTTTCGGAATTGAATTTAAACCAGGATCGAGTTGTTTTTGTTTCGGGTGTTGGCTGTAGTTCGAGAGTCCCGGGATATATCCGCGCAGATTCAATACACACGACCCATGGCCGGGCTCTTGCCGTTGCGACAGGGATCAATTTGGCGAATCCAGATCTAAAAGTCATTGTTTTCACCGGGGACGGAGATCTCGGCGCGATAGGAGGGAATCATTTTATCAATGCGAGCAGAAGGAACGCAGAAATGACCGTCTTTTGTATCAACAACAATATATATGGCATGACTGGTGGCCAAGCGTCAACGACGACACCGTATAACGCATTCAGTACTACTACCCCATACGGCAACAAAGAATATCCATTCGATCTTGCGGAACTTGCCGTCACCGCGGGTGCGAATTTTGTCGCGAGGTGGACTGTCAGAAATGTAAAAGAAATCATTGGCTCTATGAAAAAAGCGCTTACGAAAAAGGGATTCTCGTTCGTTGAGATCGTCTCCCCTTGTCCCACTGGTTTCGGTAGACGGAACAAGATGGGAGATCCAAAACAGATGTACGAATGGTTGAGAGTCAAGACAGTCCGAAGAGAGAAAACGAGATTATGGGATCTCGACCCAGTCGATTTGAACATCAAAGGGCAAATCACTGTTGGAGAGTTCGTTGAACGGGACCGACCTTCTCTCGCTGAGGTTTTGAGATCAGTGAAATCGGATGCTGTTCAGGTATGA
- a CDS encoding 2-oxoacid:acceptor oxidoreductase subunit alpha codes for MRLPEGTYFLQGNEACAEGAIAAGLRFFAGYPITPSTEIAERLALRLPEEDGIFIQMEDEIASISAVIGASWVGAKAMTATSGPGFSLMQESIGYAAMTETPLVVVNVMRGGPSTGLPTLPSQGDVMQAKFGSHGDYEIIALAPATVQDMFDMTVEAFNLSEEYRVPVIVLSDAEVGHMRGKVKVPEKLEVINRKIRTDRVWHDGFAYDDSLVPKFPVFGRGFRVHVTGLSHDIAGYPRNDPEVHQELVMRLSEKILKNRDKICRTQIFNENAEKFIVAYGSPALAAREVLKYNGSIGLLQLKTIWPTPEKQIIEIAEHATEIIVLEMNMGQLYREIQRIACTAGCTKVRLFSKLGGEVHTPEEIAKFLKGG; via the coding sequence ATGAGGCTGCCTGAGGGTACATATTTTCTGCAGGGTAACGAGGCATGTGCAGAGGGCGCTATTGCCGCCGGTCTACGATTTTTTGCTGGGTATCCCATAACTCCTTCAACAGAAATCGCAGAAAGGTTGGCACTCAGACTCCCTGAGGAGGATGGGATTTTTATACAAATGGAGGACGAAATCGCCTCCATTTCCGCCGTCATCGGTGCTTCGTGGGTCGGCGCAAAAGCAATGACTGCAACTTCAGGTCCTGGGTTTAGCCTTATGCAGGAGAGTATCGGTTATGCGGCGATGACTGAAACGCCACTTGTTGTCGTGAACGTGATGCGAGGCGGGCCATCAACAGGATTGCCAACCCTCCCCTCACAAGGAGATGTCATGCAGGCGAAGTTTGGATCTCATGGCGACTACGAGATCATCGCCCTCGCTCCAGCTACGGTTCAGGATATGTTCGATATGACGGTTGAGGCATTCAACCTCTCAGAGGAATACCGCGTACCTGTTATCGTCCTCTCAGATGCGGAAGTCGGCCACATGCGTGGAAAAGTCAAGGTTCCTGAGAAACTCGAGGTCATCAATCGAAAAATCCGAACGGATAGGGTTTGGCATGATGGATTTGCTTATGACGATTCACTAGTTCCAAAATTCCCAGTTTTTGGCAGGGGATTCCGCGTACACGTCACAGGTCTTTCACACGATATCGCTGGATATCCCAGAAATGACCCCGAAGTTCACCAGGAACTCGTTATGAGACTCTCGGAAAAAATCCTTAAAAACAGAGACAAAATTTGCCGTACCCAAATTTTCAATGAGAACGCCGAAAAATTCATTGTGGCATATGGGTCTCCGGCCCTCGCAGCGAGAGAGGTGCTCAAATACAATGGGTCAATTGGACTACTCCAGCTCAAGACTATATGGCCGACCCCTGAAAAACAGATTATTGAGATTGCCGAGCACGCAACGGAAATCATAGTTCTCGAAATGAACATGGGGCAGCTCTATCGCGAAATTCAGAGGATCGCGTGCACGGCAGGGTGTACTAAGGTAAGGTTGTTTTCAAAATTGGGTGGGGAAGTCCACACTCCGGAGGAAATTGCGAAGTTTCTCAAGGGTGGTTGA
- a CDS encoding ferredoxin family protein has product MQVRVNPEYCKGCGLCILVCPRRVFKQGSSLSERGYFLPVVDSPEKCANWERKDKKKAVCEMCILTCPDHALDWDTPGGKDR; this is encoded by the coding sequence ATGCAAGTCCGAGTCAATCCTGAATATTGCAAGGGATGTGGGCTTTGTATATTGGTTTGCCCTCGGCGTGTTTTTAAACAAGGCTCTTCACTTAGCGAAAGAGGGTATTTTCTTCCAGTTGTTGATTCTCCTGAGAAGTGCGCGAACTGGGAGCGAAAAGATAAGAAAAAGGCGGTGTGCGAGATGTGCATTTTGACCTGCCCCGATCACGCGCTCGATTGGGACACACCAGGAGGAAAAGACCGATGA